The Psychrosphaera ytuae genome includes a region encoding these proteins:
- a CDS encoding YajG family lipoprotein produces MSVSKLSTVFVAAMLTFGCANQFEQPFQFNPGQVSPKLLMSVANINVNDLRSHKALAKVNSDYTMVVEDIATYLKPWLQKAIKTNPNARKALTFNIINAASYVKQYSMSYEAESIMEWQVKLENPNFSWVKSYQTGINQTGPMLLEQEEVTNNLNSMVKTLLARTLSDPEFQKALSQ; encoded by the coding sequence ATGTCAGTTTCAAAACTTTCGACCGTCTTTGTTGCAGCTATGTTGACATTTGGTTGCGCCAATCAGTTTGAGCAACCGTTCCAATTTAACCCGGGACAAGTGTCCCCTAAGCTTTTAATGAGCGTAGCTAATATCAATGTAAACGACCTTCGCAGCCACAAAGCACTTGCGAAAGTTAATAGTGACTACACTATGGTTGTTGAAGATATTGCAACCTACTTAAAACCTTGGTTACAAAAAGCAATTAAAACTAATCCTAATGCTCGTAAGGCTCTGACGTTTAATATCATTAATGCCGCTTCTTACGTAAAACAATACTCAATGTCTTACGAAGCAGAGTCCATCATGGAATGGCAAGTTAAGCTAGAAAACCCGAACTTTAGCTGGGTTAAATCTTACCAAACTGGCATTAATCAAACTGGCCCAATGTTGCTTGAGCAAGAAGAAGTAACCAATAACCTTAATAGTATGGTGAAAACTTTATTAGCTCGTACACTAAGTGACCCTGAGTTTCAAAAAGCATTAAGCCAATAA
- the bolA gene encoding transcriptional regulator BolA, producing MIIEQRIKDKLLETFSPDVLDVVNESYQHNVPQGSESHFKVIIVSDQFDGKRLLQRHRAVNQCLAQELANDIHALAIHTYTSDEWKETDNVPLSPKCLGGSKFDRG from the coding sequence ATGATCATCGAACAAAGAATAAAAGATAAGTTATTAGAGACGTTTTCACCTGACGTTTTAGATGTGGTTAACGAAAGCTATCAACATAATGTCCCTCAGGGGAGTGAGTCGCATTTTAAAGTGATTATTGTCAGTGATCAGTTTGATGGTAAGCGATTGCTACAACGCCACAGGGCGGTAAATCAATGTTTAGCTCAAGAATTAGCCAATGACATTCACGCACTTGCGATCCACACCTACACATCGGATGAGTGGAAAGAGACCGATAATGTGCCACTCTCACCAAAATGTTTGGGCGGCAGTAAATTTGACCGGGGCTAA
- a CDS encoding methyltransferase has translation MNTEWQLAGQTLQLFRFPPNQHDKSLQAWDSADEYAIEYISENYADDSTNRPVDVIICNDAFGALTIGLHGLSPICVTDSFIAHQAIDHNCTQNNLTAPLILNSLAVLPKSQLVVIKLSKNLDYLKWQLSQVQAMASAHQIEVNIVATGKTTLVTSSVMKTFESCCQNVSSSLAKKKSRLIFATVLPEHISSSTLNKDETQLPPYQAKCPELSLTLSAHANVFCKDQIDIGGRFLVEHMPELPSSTESINIIDLGCGNGLLGVSFLRQNQKQILKSLESQQVNVTFCDESFMAIKSAQYNVKANTPELIDICQFVQDDCLTQQKPESADLILCNPPFHQQQAVTTHIAEQMIQHAKETLKPGAELYLVANRHLPYQGMLKKQFGGFRVIANNNKFTLYHCIKRKT, from the coding sequence ATGAATACAGAGTGGCAACTTGCAGGGCAAACGCTCCAATTGTTTCGATTTCCACCGAACCAACACGACAAATCACTGCAAGCTTGGGACAGTGCCGATGAATATGCAATCGAGTATATCTCTGAAAATTATGCCGACGACAGCACAAATCGCCCAGTTGACGTTATCATTTGCAACGATGCGTTTGGAGCTTTAACAATTGGACTTCACGGATTGTCGCCGATCTGCGTTACCGACTCTTTTATTGCTCATCAGGCCATTGACCATAACTGTACTCAAAACAATTTAACTGCGCCTCTGATCTTAAATAGCTTAGCTGTGCTACCCAAAAGCCAACTCGTCGTCATAAAGCTTTCTAAAAACCTGGATTATTTAAAATGGCAGCTGAGCCAAGTCCAAGCGATGGCGAGTGCACACCAAATTGAAGTCAATATAGTAGCAACAGGTAAAACGACATTAGTGACTTCCAGTGTTATGAAGACGTTTGAAAGTTGTTGCCAAAATGTAAGCTCTAGTTTGGCCAAGAAGAAAAGCCGATTGATTTTTGCAACTGTGTTACCAGAGCACATATCGAGTTCCACTTTAAATAAAGATGAAACTCAGTTGCCACCATACCAAGCTAAGTGCCCTGAACTCTCATTAACCTTGTCAGCGCATGCAAATGTATTTTGCAAAGACCAAATAGACATAGGCGGACGTTTTTTGGTCGAGCACATGCCAGAGTTGCCGAGCTCAACTGAGAGTATCAATATTATCGACTTAGGTTGTGGCAACGGGTTGTTAGGCGTGAGCTTTTTACGCCAAAACCAGAAGCAAATACTGAAGAGTTTAGAATCACAACAGGTCAATGTGACTTTTTGTGACGAATCCTTTATGGCGATCAAATCAGCCCAATACAACGTAAAGGCGAACACACCAGAGTTGATAGATATTTGTCAGTTTGTTCAAGACGACTGCTTAACTCAACAAAAGCCAGAAAGCGCAGACTTAATCTTGTGTAATCCACCGTTTCATCAACAGCAAGCGGTAACAACTCACATTGCTGAACAAATGATCCAACACGCCAAAGAAACGTTAAAACCCGGTGCTGAACTCTATTTAGTGGCAAATCGTCATTTACCTTATCAAGGAATGTTGAAGAAGCAGTTTGGAGGATTTAGAGTAATAGCCAACAACAATAAATTTACTCTTTATCACTGCATTAAGCGCAAAACCTAA
- a CDS encoding alpha-ketoglutarate-dependent dioxygenase AlkB family protein, producing the protein MQLSFLNENKEADSGSVAIASHLTPWLVLDNSFLTQPDAHSLMERLIDELPWQQPEVIVFGQSHKIPRLQAWQSDPGVVYQYSGKVLEPEPWHPDVLKIKQRVEQASGKRFNSVLINYYRCGGDKMGWHADNEPELGANPTVAAVSLGGRRDIQFKSKQYPKAVNVALGSGSLLIMKAGMQRHFQHQIPARLREAQARISLTFRHVLPTC; encoded by the coding sequence GTGCAATTGTCGTTTTTGAATGAAAATAAAGAAGCTGACTCAGGCTCAGTTGCCATAGCAAGTCACCTGACTCCTTGGTTAGTTTTAGATAACTCGTTTTTAACACAGCCTGACGCTCACTCGCTAATGGAACGTTTGATTGATGAGCTGCCATGGCAACAACCTGAAGTCATAGTGTTTGGTCAAAGTCATAAAATCCCTCGGTTACAAGCGTGGCAATCTGATCCGGGGGTGGTTTATCAATACAGTGGTAAAGTGTTGGAGCCTGAGCCTTGGCATCCAGATGTACTGAAGATTAAACAGAGAGTAGAACAGGCCAGTGGGAAAAGATTTAACTCAGTACTAATCAATTACTACCGATGCGGTGGGGATAAAATGGGCTGGCACGCGGACAACGAGCCCGAACTTGGCGCTAATCCAACCGTGGCAGCGGTATCACTTGGAGGTCGTCGAGATATACAGTTTAAAAGCAAACAGTATCCCAAAGCGGTTAATGTCGCACTTGGCTCAGGTAGTTTATTAATAATGAAAGCGGGAATGCAACGCCATTTTCAACATCAGATCCCAGCGAGATTGCGCGAGGCTCAAGCCAGAATAAGTTTAACTTTTCGACATGTTTTACCAACGTGTTAA
- a CDS encoding TRAP transporter substrate-binding protein, translated as MRRLLSTLFAASALTGVMLLSACGGKEPSVSASAEPAQTYNWKLVTSWPKNFPGLGTGPENFAKLVDEMSNGRLKVKVYGAGEIVPAFQVFDAVSQGTAEMGHAASYYWKGKMPAAPIFTAVPFGLNAQETNGWIHYGGGLELWRELYKPFGVIPFAGGNTGVQSAGWFKREINSVADLKGLKMRIPGMGGEVLQKVGGIPVALSGGELFTSLQSGAIDATEWVGPYNDLAFGFYKVTDHYYVSGWHEPGAMLEFTVNEKAFNALPKDLQAIVEVATRAVNQDMLDEYTVRNNDALDTLQQKHGVELKTFPKDVMVALKAATEEVIKEQRAADPVVDRVMASYQEFQSKVSNYHRLSEQEYYKNRDL; from the coding sequence ATGAGACGATTATTATCGACCCTATTTGCGGCATCGGCTTTGACCGGTGTTATGTTATTGAGCGCCTGTGGTGGCAAGGAACCCAGTGTTAGTGCAAGCGCAGAACCTGCTCAAACATACAATTGGAAGTTAGTGACGAGTTGGCCTAAAAACTTTCCAGGATTAGGGACAGGACCTGAAAATTTTGCCAAGCTTGTTGATGAAATGAGTAACGGCCGCTTAAAAGTCAAAGTCTACGGCGCGGGTGAAATCGTTCCTGCGTTTCAGGTCTTTGATGCAGTTTCACAAGGCACCGCAGAAATGGGTCATGCTGCTTCATATTACTGGAAAGGTAAAATGCCGGCTGCACCCATTTTTACTGCGGTTCCTTTTGGGTTAAACGCTCAAGAAACTAATGGCTGGATTCATTATGGTGGTGGCCTAGAGTTATGGCGTGAACTGTACAAACCTTTTGGTGTTATCCCATTTGCTGGTGGTAATACGGGTGTGCAATCCGCGGGTTGGTTTAAGCGTGAAATCAACTCGGTAGCAGACTTAAAAGGTCTTAAAATGCGTATTCCCGGCATGGGCGGCGAAGTACTTCAAAAAGTAGGCGGCATCCCGGTAGCCCTCTCTGGTGGTGAGTTATTTACGTCGCTGCAATCTGGCGCAATTGATGCGACTGAGTGGGTTGGTCCATATAATGACTTGGCGTTTGGCTTTTATAAAGTAACCGACCACTATTATGTATCTGGTTGGCACGAGCCTGGTGCAATGTTGGAATTCACCGTTAACGAAAAAGCCTTCAACGCGTTACCAAAAGACTTACAAGCGATCGTTGAAGTTGCAACTAGAGCCGTTAACCAAGATATGTTGGACGAATACACGGTTAGAAACAATGATGCACTAGACACGCTACAACAAAAGCACGGTGTTGAACTAAAAACCTTCCCGAAAGACGTTATGGTTGCATTAAAAGCTGCAACCGAGGAAGTCATCAAAGAACAACGAGCGGCTGACCCAGTAGTTGACCGTGTTATGGCTTCGTATCAAGAGTTTCAATCGAAAGTCAGTAATTACCATCGTTTATCAGAACAGGAATACTACAAAAACCGCGACCTTTAA
- a CDS encoding TRAP transporter small permease subunit, with amino-acid sequence MKYLESLSEYTGKLIRWLTLLTVIVMTLVVVLRYGFNLGWIALQESTIYLHAVSLMLGMAFVLKHDGHVRVDIFYRGFSVERQRWVNFIGHLVFLIPTCVFLIYISWNYVSQSWSIFEGSQESGGIPLVYVIKSLIIAMPVLLILQALSECLSTLHQHVQGNSATNTKQQPTKEES; translated from the coding sequence GTGAAGTATTTAGAGTCATTGTCAGAATACACAGGGAAGCTCATTCGTTGGTTAACATTATTGACGGTCATTGTGATGACTTTGGTCGTTGTACTGCGATACGGGTTTAATCTTGGCTGGATAGCCCTGCAAGAAAGTACTATTTATCTCCATGCTGTCAGTTTGATGTTGGGTATGGCCTTTGTTCTTAAACACGATGGTCATGTAAGAGTGGATATTTTTTATCGTGGCTTTTCGGTCGAACGTCAACGCTGGGTTAACTTTATTGGCCACCTCGTTTTTCTCATTCCTACTTGTGTTTTCCTCATTTATATCAGCTGGAATTACGTAAGCCAGTCTTGGAGCATTTTTGAAGGCTCACAAGAAAGTGGCGGAATACCTCTGGTATATGTCATTAAGTCGCTAATTATTGCCATGCCTGTTTTGCTTATTCTGCAGGCTTTAAGTGAATGTTTGAGCACGTTACATCAGCACGTGCAAGGCAACTCTGCCACAAATACAAAGCAACAACCTACAAAAGAGGAGAGCTAA
- a CDS encoding TRAP transporter large permease, with protein sequence MEWLAILMFVVICLVLLLGYPVAFSLAGTALIFAGVGHVFGVFDSSLLNALPSRIYGIITNQTLLAVPLFVFMGVMLEKSKVAEDLLQSMTQVFGRLPAGLGIAVTIVGALMAASTGIVGATVVTMGLLALPTMQKQGYEPSYSTGVIAATGTLGQIIPPSIALVLLGDVLSSAYQQSQLAQGIFSPETISVGDLFAGAIVPGLILVGMYLLYSLAIGVFKPEWTPKANNSEPLHLMELLKSLVPPLLLIVLVLGSILLGIATPTEAAGIGAFGAGIIALAKRQLNKETLHAVMTSTLSVTSMVFMILIGASIFSLVFRGFGGEELVQELFINMPGGELGALLIVMAVIFLLGFILDFIEITFVVVPIVAPVLFMLGIDPIWLGIMIAINLQTSFLTPPFGFALFYLRGVTPDSIPTSKIYKGVLPFIIMQIIMLVVLMIWPELATSLPKLIYS encoded by the coding sequence ATGGAGTGGTTAGCAATTTTGATGTTTGTGGTCATTTGTTTGGTTCTGTTGCTTGGCTATCCAGTTGCATTTAGTTTGGCGGGTACCGCGCTAATTTTTGCGGGAGTAGGGCACGTATTTGGCGTGTTTGATAGTTCATTGCTCAACGCTCTACCAAGTCGAATTTATGGGATTATTACTAATCAAACCCTGTTGGCTGTACCTTTGTTTGTCTTTATGGGCGTTATGTTAGAAAAGTCTAAAGTCGCCGAAGACCTTTTACAAAGTATGACCCAAGTGTTTGGTCGTTTACCTGCCGGTTTGGGTATTGCGGTGACCATCGTAGGGGCATTAATGGCGGCCAGTACGGGTATTGTAGGTGCAACAGTGGTTACTATGGGACTGTTAGCCTTACCCACTATGCAAAAACAAGGCTATGAGCCGAGTTACTCGACAGGAGTTATTGCCGCAACAGGAACACTTGGCCAAATCATTCCACCTTCAATTGCCTTGGTGTTACTAGGGGATGTACTGTCTAGTGCTTATCAACAATCACAACTGGCACAAGGGATCTTCTCACCTGAAACTATTTCAGTTGGAGACTTGTTTGCGGGTGCCATCGTACCTGGATTAATTCTTGTTGGTATGTACTTACTTTACTCCTTGGCTATCGGTGTTTTTAAACCTGAATGGACGCCGAAAGCTAATAACAGTGAGCCATTGCATTTAATGGAGCTGTTAAAAAGCTTAGTACCACCTTTGTTGTTGATTGTTTTGGTGCTGGGTTCAATTCTACTGGGTATTGCAACACCAACAGAAGCTGCGGGTATTGGCGCATTTGGTGCCGGAATAATCGCTTTAGCCAAAAGACAGTTAAATAAAGAAACCTTACACGCCGTTATGACCTCGACCTTATCGGTCACTTCTATGGTCTTTATGATTTTGATAGGGGCATCCATATTTTCACTGGTATTCAGAGGCTTTGGTGGTGAAGAACTCGTTCAGGAGTTGTTTATCAATATGCCTGGTGGTGAGCTAGGAGCGCTGTTAATTGTAATGGCGGTGATTTTTTTACTTGGTTTTATCCTAGATTTTATCGAAATTACCTTTGTTGTGGTGCCCATTGTTGCACCTGTTTTATTTATGTTGGGTATAGACCCGATTTGGTTAGGTATCATGATAGCAATAAATCTACAGACTTCGTTTTTGACGCCGCCTTTTGGTTTTGCGCTGTTTTATTTGCGAGGTGTTACACCAGATTCAATCCCTACGAGCAAGATTTATAAGGGAGTCTTGCCCTTTATTATAATGCAAATCATTATGTTAGTTGTGTTGATGATCTGGCCAGAATTGGCAACGTCATTACCCAAATTAATTTATAGCTAA